From the Daucus carota subsp. sativus chromosome 8, DH1 v3.0, whole genome shotgun sequence genome, one window contains:
- the LOC108199620 gene encoding uncharacterized protein LOC108199620: MDYSVEPKVSSRREQASNVKGRARTPGKSRSERFQDRQRVDVTSGQTCIERNNVSRRNADDVPVVRRDKGKHHKQGSGSDIKKDDELVKHMSNLPGYLQKKERGEDVQGNVLSFGVLDWKRLENWKSNEKFIPSRRYTIASSSGSDSSCMAGGSSTFSSAARQRRNYVSQRTQAPSNVPRPNSSHEERSGVRSQGKVTKLQGFEAAQRSNVDVKRNLYAKDKFSGIYIDREKRSESQNRNKSAREHSSLDRRKEALSTSSHVTERGQEFKTNSVVSKEIDVPRQSCEHESIVLLLPKSSPSKCGSGTESFQLPKFRNSVDKNIEVHSNPCDFPPEEELHYLELDGKMPHSSPLPRRVATNVKPCSPLDDVSGMHQMPKEMPTIPLCTKDVEIMRSRLDPLNKTRQTLNHIMCVEPVTPSNHLSCSNTSKMAINPFLKEGPSVPQSDSSSAAVESGPVRSESYAGLEVSSWGDISASSRAISRNSTTTDSPGRLDQDTSEQPATVGRHTSPGRRFTFSRMTKSLNFKESTSLPPLSSPAKVKSGPLISEAFRGLDEIERHNAIAGNSAQLSPLTTTETPRRLDQHLAEQPDTVGQPPSPGRFSFSRMTRSFSSKEGPSVPCLTTSCAAKSRAVGSDASDTLDKLDRDKLSLKNSARFSLSSSTAETPRIFDHYVAEQPNTGGRHLSPSRRFSFSSRPKISRSLDFKEAFSGPQLSSYATVKSKPAGLRSSAGLDKFNQHNVSASNRARSSPLRRLLDPLLRPRVVNSAETVKPSEEKSTSASLKPVTASELLQNQKQESSNVQALLQLTRKNGLPLFKLVAENGTDILAAAVKQLPAPGDDASSLIYALYSVHEIKNKNGGWMSQGSRGKRSSFGYNVIGQMKVSNSSPLDYSGCNVKYQFMSRECVLYSVEIEQGNKDMPELKPSKELAAILIKNPYQKDKNGKQGNDNLCSEERSTEPFLENACNGRETGDSSSTTVILGGVHGLPDKVMPSPSLVWRYGGSCDCGGWDVGCKLQILTTQDQKRNSRLSSSCCTGLDLFLKGGHQVKRPCFSLAPFKTGVYSVEFDSSISLLQSFFISVAFLSCQKQNEIFEGMLDSNTSTEPKIDAMKFPTALQKDVSAKYVTKPPASPVGRV; the protein is encoded by the exons atggattatagtgtAGAGCCTAAAGTGAGTTCAAGACGTGAACAGGCCTCGAATGTTAAGGGGAGGGCCAGAACTCCTGGTAAGAGTCGAAGTGAGAGATTCCAGGATAGGCAGCGGGTTGATGTTACTTCTGGTCAGACATGTATTGAACGGAATAATGTGTCAAGGCGGAATGCAGATGATGTTCCTGTGGTACGGAGGGATAAGGGGAAGCACCATAAACAGGGGTCTGGAAGTGATATAAAGAAGGATGATGAACTTGTGAAACACATGTCAAATCTGCCTGGGTATCTTCAGAAGAAAGAAAGAGGAGAGGATGTTCAGGGGAATGTTTTGAGCTTTGGAGTTCTTGATTGGAAGCGTCTAGAGAATTGGAAGAGTAACGAGAAATTCATTCCATCAAGGCGTTACACAATAGCATCATCTTCTGGGAGTGATTCCTCTTGCATGGCTGGTGGATCATCTACATTTTCTAGTGCAGCTCGTCAGAGAAGAAACTATGTTTCTCAGAGAACGCAAGCGCCATCAAATGTGCCACGTCCCAACTCATCTCATGAAGAAAGATCTGGTGTTCGGTCTCAGGGAAAGGTCACTAAACTCCAAGGTTTTGAAGCTGCTCAACGGAGCAATGTAGACGTGAAACGAAACCTTTATGCGAAAGATAAGTTTTCTGGAATTTATATTGATAGAGAAAAGAGAAGTGAGTCGCAGAACAGAAACAAGTCAGCAAGGGAACATTCATCATTAGACCGGAGAAAAGAAGCTTTGTCAACTTCTTCACATGTTACAGAGCGTGGTCAAGAGTTTAAAACTAATTCGGTGGTAAGTAAAGAAATTGATGTTCCTCGCCAATCATGTGAGCATGAAAGCATTGTTCTTCTTTTACCCAAAAGCTCTCCTAGTAAGTGTGGCAGTGGCACTGAAAGTTTTCAGCTTCCGAAATTTAGGAATTCAGTTGATAAAAATATAGAAGTACACTCGAATCCCTGTGACTTTCCCCCTGAGGAGGAACTTCACTATTTAGAACTTGATGGTAAAATGCCTCATTCTTCTCCACTACCTCGTAGGGTTGCAACAAATGTAAAACCATGTAGCCCTTTGGATGATGTATCTGGCATGCATCAAATGCCAAAGGAGATGCCAACCATACCTTTATGCACTAAAGATGTTGAAATTATGAGATCAAGATTAGATCCTTTAAACAAGACTCGCCAGACGCTAAATCATATTATGTGTGTAGAGCCAGTGACTCCAAGTAATCATTTAAGCTGTAGCAACACTTCTAAGATGGCCATTAATCCCTTCTTGAAGGAGGGTCCCTCTGTTCCACAATCAGATTCTTCTTCTGCTGCTGTTGAATCTGGTCCAGTAAGGTCAGAATCTTATGCTGGTTTAGAAGTATCTAGCTGGGGTGATATCAGTGCTAGTAGCAGAGCCATATCCAGAAATTCAACTACAACCGATAGTCCCGGGAGACTGGATCAAGATACGTCTGAACAGCCTGCTACAGTGGGAAGGCATACATCACCTGGTAGACGGTTTACTTTTAGCAGGATGACCAAAAGTCTAAACTTCAAGGAGAGTACCTCTCTCCCCCCTTTAAGCTCTCCTGCTAAAGTTAAATCTGGGCCACTAATTTCTGAAGCTTTTCGTGGTTTAGATGAAATTGAACGACATAATGCAATTGCTGGTAATAGTGCCCAGTTAAGCCCTTTGACTACTACTGAAACCCCAAGGAGATTGGATCAACATCTTGCCGAGCAGCCTGATACAGTTGGACAGCCTCCATCACCCGGTCGATTTAGCTTTAGCAGAATGACAAGAAGTTTTAGCTCTAAGGAGGGGCCTTCTGTTCCATGTTTAACCACTTCTTGTGCTGCAAAGTCTAGGGCAGTAGGGTCCGATGCTTCTGATACTTTGGATAAGCTTGACCGAGACAAGTTGAGTCTAAAAAACAGTGCTAGATTCAGCCTTTCTTCAAGTACAGCAGAGACACCCAGGATATTCGATCACTATGTTGCTGAACAGCCTAATACTGGGGGGAGGCATTTATCACCTAGTCGAAGATTTAGCTTTAGCAGTCGTCCTAAGATAAGCAGGAGTCTCGACTTTAAGGAGGCTTTTTCTGGTCCACAGTTAAGCTCTTATGCGACAGTTAAGTCAAAGCCAGCAGGGCTCAGATCATCTGCTGGTTTGGATAAATTTAATCAACACAATGTTAGTGCTAGTAACAGAGCCCGGTCAAGCCCTCTACGGAGATTGCTGGATCCACTGCTAAGGCCAAGAGTAGTAAATTCTGCTGAAACTGTCAAGCCATCAGAAGAAAAGTCGACATCTGCGAGCCTGAAGCCTGTGACTGCTAGTGAGTTGCTTCAGAATCAGAAGCAGGAGTCATCAAATGTTCAGGCTCTTCTTCAGCtgacaagaaagaatggacTTCCTCTTTTCAAACTTGTGGCTGAAAATGGTACTGACATTCTTGCCGCTGCTGTTAAACAATTGCCAGCACCAGGTGATGATGCTTCTAGCTTGATTTATGCACTCTACTCGGTTCACGAAATTAAGAATAAAAATGGAGGTTGGATGAGTCAAGGGTCTAGAGGGAAAAGATCAAGCTTCGGCTATAACGTCATTGGGCAGATGAAAGTTTCCAACTCTTCTCCTCTGGATTACAGTGGATGCAATGTAAAATACCAGTTCATGTCAAGAGAATGTGTGCTATATAGTGTTGAAATAGAACAAGGAAACAAGGACATGCCGGAACTCAAGCCAAGCAAGGAGCTCGCAGCTATTCTTATTAAGAATCCATATCAAAAGGATAAAAACGGAAAACAGGGAAATGACAATCTTTGCTCAGAAGAGCGGTCTACAGAGCCATTTTTGGAGAATGCTTGTAATGGAAGAGAAACAGGAGATTCTAGCAGCACCACTGTCATTCTTGGTGGTGTACATGGCTTGCCAGATAAAGTAATGCCTTCTCCCTCACTAGTATGGAGGTACGGGGGTTCCTGTGACTGTGGAGGATGGGATGTTGGTTGTAAACTGCAGATTCTCACCACCCAAGATCAGAAGAGGAACTCGAGACTTTCAAGTTCTTGCTGTACTGGTCTAGATCTCTTTTTAAAG GGTGGCCATCAAGTTAAAAGGCCATGTTTCAGCCTTGCCCCTTTCAAGACTGGAGTTTATTCTGTCGAGTTTGATTCATCAATCTCTTTGTTACAGTCATTCTTCATATCTGTAGCTTTTttaagttgtcaaaaacaaaatgaaatttttGAAGGGATGTTGGATTCAAATACCTCTACTGAACCCAAGATTGATGCAATGAAGTTTCCAACCGCACTCCAGAAGGATGTCTCGGCAAAGTATGTTACCAAACCACCCGCTTCCCCAGTTGGCAGAGTTTAG